One Melospiza melodia melodia isolate bMelMel2 chromosome 1, bMelMel2.pri, whole genome shotgun sequence genomic window carries:
- the FZD1 gene encoding frizzled-1, translating into MAERRGPAVSGGGEVGSGRCPRLPLLLVLLWAAALPAGGQLPASQYNGERGISIPDHGYCQPISIPLCTDIAYNQTIMPNLLGHTNQEDAGLEVHQFYPLVKVQCSAELKFFLCSMYAPVCTVLEQALPPCRSLCERARQGCEALMNKFGFQWPDTLRCEKFPVHGAGELCVGQNASERGTPTPALRPESWTSNPHRGGGGAGGPGPGEPRGRFTCPRALKVPSYLNYRFLGEKDCGAPCEPGRLYGLMYFGPEELRFSRTWIGIWSVLCCASTLFTVLTYLVDMKRFSYPERPIIFLSGCYTAVAVAYIAGFLLEERVVCNERFAEDGSRTVAQGTKREGCTILFMMLYFFGMASSIWWVILSLTWFLAAGMKWGHEAIEANSQYFHLAAWAVPAIKTITILALGQVDGDVLSGVCFVGINNVDALRGFVLAPLFVYLFIGTSFLLAGFVSLFRIRTIMKHDGTKTEKLEKLMVRIGIFSVLYTVPATIVIACYFYEQAFREQWERSWVTQSCKSYAIPCPNNNSGHHPPMSPDFTVFMIKYLMTLIVGITSGFWIWSGKTLNSWRKFYTRLTNSKQGETTV; encoded by the coding sequence ATGGCCGAGCGGCGCGGGCCGGCGGTGAGCGGCGGCGGGGAAGTTGGCAGCGGCCGGTGCCCgcggctgccgctgctgctggtgctgctgtgggcgGCGGCGCTCCCGGCCGGGGGGCAGCTGCCGGCGTCGCAGTACAACGGCGAGCGGGGCATCTCCATCCCTGACCACGGCTACTGCCAGCCCATCTCCATCCCTCTCTGCACTGACATCGCCTACAACCAGACCATCATGCCCAACCTGCTGGGCCACACCAACCAGGAGGACGCGGGGCTGGAGGTGCACCAGTTCTACCCGCTGGTGAAGGTGCAGTGCTCGGCCGAGCTCAAGTTCTTCCTGTGCTCCATGTACGCGCCGGTGTGCACCGTGCTGGAGCAGGCCCTGCCGCCCTGCCGCTCCCTCTGCGAGCGGGCCCGCCAGGGCTGCGAGGCCCTCATGAACAAGTTCGGCTTCCAGTGGCCCGACACGCTGCGCTGCGAAAAGTTCCCGGTGCACGGGGCTGGCGAGCTCTGCGTGGGGCAGAACGCCTCCGAGCGCGGCACCCCCACGCCCGCCCTGCGCCCCGAGAGCTGGACCAGCAACCCGCaccgcgggggcggcggcgccgggggccCGGGGCCCGGCGAGCCCCGCGGGCGCTTCACCTGCCCGCGGGCGCTGAAGGTGCCCTCGTACCTCAACTACCGCTTCCTGGGAGAGAAGGACTGCGGGGCGCCCTGCGAGCCCGGCCGCCTCTACGGGCTCATGTACTTCGGGCCCGAGGAGCTGCGCTTCTCCCGCACCTGGATCGGCATCTGGTCCGTGCTCTGCTGTGCCTCTACCCTCTTCACCGTCCTCACCTACTTGGTGGACATGAAGCGATTCAGCTACCCCGAGCGGCCCATCATCTTCCTCTCGGGCTGCTACACGGCGGTGGCCGTGGCCTACATCGCCGGCTTCCTCCTGGAGGAGAGGGTGGTCTGCAACGAGCGCTTTGCCGAGGACGGCTCCCGCACCGTGGCGCAGGGCACGAAGCGGGAGGGCTGCACCATCCTCTTCATGATGCTCTACTTCTTTGGCATGGCCAGCTCCATCTGGTGGGTCATTCTCTCCCTTACCTGGTTCCTTGCTGCTGGCATGAAGTGGGGCCATGAGGCCATTGAGGCCAACTCCCAGTACTTTCATCTGGCCGCCTGGGCCGTGCCGGCCATCAAGACCATCACCATCCTTGCCCTGGGACAAGTGGATGGCGACGTCCTCAGCGGCGTCTGCTTTGTGGGCATCAACAACGTGGATGCCCTGAGGGGCTTCGTGCTGGCCCCCTTGTTCGTCTACCTGTTCATCGGTACCTCTTTCCTGCTGGCTGGCTTTGTGTCCCTCTTCAGGATCCGGACCATCATGAAGCATGACGGCACCAAGACAGAAAAGCTGGAGAAGCTCATGGTGAGGATAGGCATCTTCAGCGTCCTCTACACGGTGCCGGCCACCATCGTCATTGCCTGCTATTTTTACGAGCAAGCTTTTAGGGAAcagtgggagaggagctgggtcaCGCAGAGCTGTAAGAGTTatgccattccctgccccaaCAACAACAGCGGCCACCACCCGCCCATGAGCCCCGACTTCACTGTCTTCATGATCAAGTATCTCATGACCTTAATCGTGGGCATCACCTCGGGCTTCTGGATCTGGTCTGGGAAAACCCTGAACTCCTGGAGGAAGTTTTACACCAGGCTCACCAACAGCAAGCAGGGCGAGACCACGGTCTGA